Genomic segment of Dehalococcoidia bacterium:
CCTACAAGGTGTCGGGAGGGCTGCACGGCGTGGGCGCGGCCGTGGTCAATGCCCTCTCCGAGCGGCTCTGGGTGGAGGTGCGCCGCGACGGGAAGGTCTACCGCCAGGAATACGAGCGGGGGCGACCCCTGGGCGACGTGCAGGTGGTGGGCGAGACCAGCCCCGACGATACGGGAACCACCACCTGGTTCCGTCCCGACCCCCAGATCTTCCCCAACCGCGACTTCGACTTCGAGACCCTGGCCCAGCGCTTCCGGGAGATGGCCTTCCTCACCAAAGGGGTGTGGATCCACTTCCGCGACGAGCGCAGTGGCCGCGAGACCAACTACTACTTCGAGGGGGGCATTCGCTCCTTCGTGCAGCGGCTCAACCGGGGGCGACGCGTCCTGCACGAGCCAATTTACTTCGAGCGCACCGTCAACGGCACCATCATCGAGGTCGCCATCCAGTACAACGACGGCTACAGCGACTCCACCTACGCCTTCGCCAACTGCATCAACACCATCGACGGCGGCACCCATCTGACGGGCTTCCGCAGCGCCCTCACCCGCGTCCTGAACGACTATGCCCGCCGCCAGAAGCTCCTGAAGGACGACGACCCTAACCTGAGCGGCGACGATGTGCGGGAAGGTCTGACAGCCGTCGTCAGCGTCAAGATCCCCGAGCCCCAGTTCGAGGGCCAGACCAAGACTCGCCTCGGCAACGCTGAGGTGAAGGGGCAGGTGGAGTCGGTGGTGGCCGAGGAGCTGGCCCGCTGGCTGGAAGAGCACCCCAGCGGCGCCCGCCGCATCATCGAAAAGTGCATTACCGCTCAGCGGGCCCGGGAAGCCGCCCGCCGCGCCCGCGACCTGGTCCTGAAGAAGAACGCCCTGGAGGACACCACCCTGCCGGGCAAGCTGGCCGACTGCTCCGAGAAGGACCCGCGCAAGCGGGAGCTGTACATCGTGGAGGGCGACTCAGCCGGCGGCTCGGCCAAGCAGGGGCGCGACCGTCGCTTTCAGGCCATCCTGCCCCTGCGTGGCAAGGTGCTGAACGTGGAGAAGGCGCGCCCCGACAAGGTGCTGGCCCATGAGGAGATACGGGCCATCATCACCGCCTTGGGGGCCGGCTTCGGCGACTCCTTCGACCCCAAGCGTCTGCGCTACCATCGCGTCATCATCATGACCGATGCCGACGTGGACGGCTCCCACATCCGCACCCTGCTGCTGACCTTCTTCTTCCGCAACATGCGGCCCCTCATCGAG
This window contains:
- the gyrB gene encoding DNA topoisomerase (ATP-hydrolyzing) subunit B gives rise to the protein MSDNASASYTAADIQVLEGLEAVRRRPGMYIGSTDVRGLHHLVYEIVDNSIDEAMAGFCDRVEVVIDREGGVLVRDNGRGIPVDVHPRTGRSALETVMTQLHAGGKFDRQAYKVSGGLHGVGAAVVNALSERLWVEVRRDGKVYRQEYERGRPLGDVQVVGETSPDDTGTTTWFRPDPQIFPNRDFDFETLAQRFREMAFLTKGVWIHFRDERSGRETNYYFEGGIRSFVQRLNRGRRVLHEPIYFERTVNGTIIEVAIQYNDGYSDSTYAFANCINTIDGGTHLTGFRSALTRVLNDYARRQKLLKDDDPNLSGDDVREGLTAVVSVKIPEPQFEGQTKTRLGNAEVKGQVESVVAEELARWLEEHPSGARRIIEKCITAQRAREAARRARDLVLKKNALEDTTLPGKLADCSEKDPRKRELYIVEGDSAGGSAKQGRDRRFQAILPLRGKVLNVEKARPDKVLAHEEIRAIITALGAGFGDSFDPKRLRYHRVIIMTDADVDGSHIRTLLLTFFFRNMRPLIEGGHLYIAQPPLYRIARGKEVLFAYSDREKDEYLKRLRDGKNVVVQRYKGLGEMNPEQLWETTMDPQRRTILQVTVEDAALADKVFSQLMGEDVGPRKAFIQSHYHQVRNLDI